tgtgcatgctgggagttgtagttttgcaacagctggaggtccccccccttgtgaatgtacagggtacattcacatgggcaggggcttacagtgagtatcaggctgcaagtttgcgatgcagcaaattttgcgcggcagctcaaactcgcagcgggaaactcgctgtaatcccccgcccgcgtgactgtctcctaaaaacactacactacactaacacaaaataaaataaaaagtaaaaaacactacatatacacatacccctacacagcccccctcccctccccaataaaaatgaaaaacgtctggtacgccactgtttccaaaatggagcctccagctgttgcaaaacaacaactcccagtattgccggacagccgttgactgtccaagcatgctgggagttttgcaacagctggaggcaccctgtttgggaatcactggcgtagaatacccctatgtccacccctatgcaaatccctaattcaggcctcaaatgcgcatggtgctctctcacttcgtagccctgtcgtatttcaaggaaacagtttagggtcacatatggggtatcgccgtactcgggagaaattgcctaacaaattttggggggctttttctcttttcaccccttatgaaaaggggaagttggggtctacaccagcatgttggtgtaaaaaaaaaatattttttacactaacatgctggtgttgccctatacttttcattttgacaagaggtaaaggggaaaaaagccccccaaaatttgtaatgcaatttctcccgagtacggagataccccatatgtgggcgcaaagtgctctgggggcgcacaacaaggctcagaagggagagtgcgccatgtacatttgaggtgatttgcacaggggtggctgattgttacagcggttttgacaaacgcaaaaaagaaaaaaaaaccacatgtgaccccatttcggaaactacacccctcacggaatgtaatgaggggtgcagtgagaatttacaccccactggtgtctgacagatctttggaacaatgggctgtgcaaataaaaaattttgtacagcccactgttccaaagatctgacagacaccagtggggggtaaatgctcactgtaccccttgttacattcctcaaggggtctagtttccaaaatggtgtgccatgtgggggttattttgctgtcctggcaccataggggcttcctaaatgcgacatgcccccgagcaaaatttgctctcaaaaagccaaatatgactccttctcttctgagcattgtagttcgcccgtaatgcacttcatgccaacttatggggtacctccatactcagaagagatggggttacaaattttggggggtattttctgctattaacccttgcaaaaatgtgaaatttggggggaaacacacattttagtgaaaatttatttttatttttttacatatgcaaaagtcgtgaaacacctgtggggtattaaggctcacttaattccttgttacgttcctcatggggtctagtttccaaaatggtatgccatgtgtttttttttttgctgttatggcaccataggggcttcctaaatgcaacatgccccccaaaaaccatttctgaaaaacgtactctccaaaatccccttgtcgctccttcccttctgagccctctactgcgcccgccgaacactttacatagacatatgaggtatgtgcttactcgagagaaattgggctacaaataaaagtatacattttctccttttaccccttgtaaaaattcaaaaattgggtctacaagaaaatgcaagtgtaaaaaatgaagattgtgaattttctccttcactttgctgctattcctgtgaaacacctaaagggttaaaactctgactgaatgtcattttgaatactttggggggtgcggtttttataatggggtcatttgtggggtatttctaatatgaagacccttcaaatccacttcaaacctgaactggtccctgaaaaatagtgagtttgaaaattttgtgaaaaattggaaaattgctgctgaacttttaagccctctggtgtcttccaaaagtaaaaacacgtcaattttatgatgcaaacataaagtagacatattgtatttgtgaataaaataaaataaatatttggaatatccattttccttacaagcagagagcttcaaagttagaaaaatgctaaattttcaaatttttcatcaaattttgggatttttcaccaagaaaggatgcaagttaccacaaaattttaccactatgttaaagtagaatatgtcacgaaaaaacaatctcggaatcagattgataagtaaaagcattccagagttattaatgtttaaagtgacagtggtcagatgttcaaaaaatggccgggtcctaaggtgtaaaatggctgggtccttaaggggttaaaggggtactctggtggaaaactttttttttttttttttttaaatgaactggtgccaaaaggttaaacaaattttgtaaattacttctattaaaaaaatctttacccttccagtactttttagcagctgtatgctacagaggaaattctattctttttgaatttcttttttgtcttgtccacagtgctctctgtcgacACCTGTtgcccgtattaggaactgtccagagcaggagaaaatccccatagcaaacctctcctgctctggacagttcctgacacggacagaggtgtcggcagagagcactgtgaacaagacaaaaaaaaaaaaaagttttccaccggagtacccctttaagtgtttcgaCTTTAAGTGTTTtatgatgatatattttttttttcctaaaagatTGTACATCAAGAACTACAATCTTTCTTTTTCTATACACTCAAACAGGATGTAGCAGATAATAAAAATGGCTTCAATGTTCAACAGTTCCCAAATTAATATttagatatatacaaaaaaaaaaaaaacgcagctctactGAGGTGTTCGAGAAGAGGGTCCTGGCGTCCCAGTCTTTGAGAGTTCACATGTCATAGAAAACAATGGTGCAGCACTTTCAAATGTAGATCCAAAAAAAGTGGGAATTCATTCCATATTAAATATTATGTTTCAGTTCATCCAGAAAACCATTCTAAAGCATTCTTGAGAATCATTATATGGATGAACTGAGACGTTGCATTTGATATGGGACATATTCACTATTGTTTTCTATATGCACTTATATatgtgtttttgttgtttttttgtatataagtagacttttttttttttctttatttagggTACTCTGGAAATCCTGTACCCAGACTCCCATCTGTCAGCAGAGGACTTTAATATCTATGGACATGGTGGCAGGCACTTCTGGCTTGCCAGCTCTTGCTTTTTCTTCTTGGTAAGCTGAACCACCATGATGCAGTATCATCTCCTATTTTAAGAGGATTTTATTATTTTGGCTGCCCTCTTCTTCTCATTAAGACAGCATAGTGATTTCTGGAGGTCTGCTGGTATCTGTCTGTTAAAGGGACCCtgtcattactttcatgctgATTGAACCGTGAGTTAACAAGGGTTTTTCCCTGTGGCTTCTGCTTGGTTATAAGTCAGTCTTCATTAATAGATGTCTTCTGCATTCCCAGTCAGTCTTCATTAATAGATGTCTTCTGCTTGGGTATAAGAAAACACCTACCAATCAAGATTGGTGGAATAGGGTGAATCTGCCAGACACCACCCCAATAACGCACAACATGAAAGTCATGACAGGTTCTCATCAATGATTTTGCTGGGCAAGATATTCCCCCAGTGGTAATTGataatcacagggggtcccagcagtcgtgaAGTTCTGTTTTCTTATCCTAGTGACGTGACAGCCTACCTGGGAGTGGTGCCTGCGCTCTGGCACAAGAGCAGAACTCTCACGTTCCCGCAGGCTCTCACTTTACTAAGATGTGACAGTGAAGAGATTAGTATATGAGATGAGAAGGCTTAAATCTGTGtatagaggaggcaggggagcttggtAAGCCGGCTGCCTGCCTCCATTGAGCACAGCAACGCTGTAGCAATAAGGATACTAGGCAGAAGAACCTTTAAACCACTGCACCAGTTTATGTTAATGACCCCTCATTTCattgctgttcacccacactgtaacccagtgtattgggtttagagcGGCAGAACCAGTTTCACTGTCTGGTTTGTAGATAATAATGTGTTATATAGTCATAAGGATAAATGAGCATACCCTACTGCTGGATGAGAAGAAATATTATGATATTTTAGTAAGGAATATGGCCGAATATATGTATCCTCAAGTCAACCTCATGATGTTTCAATTTGGCTGCTATCATTTGTTCATATTTATTATTCTCGCTTTGTTCTTTCTTGTCTGCAGGTGTATACATTGGTTTCTATACTCCCCAAAACGCCACTGAAAGACCGCATCTCTCTTCCATGTGAGTGATATATCCTGTACAGACTTAAATGTATTTGTGGAGATAAATCACACTTGCTGTATACTTCGTCTAAGCTTTCTCTAGTAAGGTATCCATTCATAGCTTGTACTATAAGCGGAGATCACATTTATGAGCTTGCATTCTATAGGCcagtggtagagatgagcgaacttacagtaaattcgattcgtcacaaacttctcggctcggcagttgatgacttttcctgcataaattagttcagctttcaggtgctccggtgggctggaaaaggtgtatacagtcctaggagactccttcctaggaatgtatccaccttttccagcccaccggagcacctgaaggctgaactaatttacgcaggataagacatcaactgctgagccgagaagttcgtgacgaatcaaatttactgtaagttcgctcatctctagccagtggtctccaacctgcggacctccagatgttgcaaaactacaactcccagcatgcccggacagccgttggctgtccgggcatgctgggagttgtagttttgcaacatctggaggtccgcaggttggagaccgctgCTATAGGCTGTCAGGGCCCTTTCCATGTAGTTGTTTAGCTGTTGCTAGTTCTAGATAATATTGGACATGTGACTAGCATTTCCAGAAATCACATGACCACATTGTCTCTGATACAATGCAGGAAACACACGTTAACCTTTCTGTCTATGTGTTTGATAATGTCTCTTACAGCAAGAAAAAGTTTTTACGTGTATGCTATAATCCTGGCTGTGCTGAATTTGGTGCAAGGAGTAGGAAGTGCCCTGCTATGTGTGGACATTATTAATGGGCTGTGGTAAGTGCAGTTCTACATTGGGTCACTTTATCTTTCTACACTGCAGAGTTTTAGAAAGTTTATACACATTAGGCAAATGTTAGCCAAAACAACTATTTTGGCAGAAACATCTGACCACGCAATGAGTATTGTGGATTGTCCAAACTCTCCCCTGACAGCAGTTGTTGAGAAAAGGACGTGGTGTGTTAAATTTCAACATACCCGATCCTTGGTTCTCATAGGAAAAATGCCACTGCCAAAAGTGTCTGGAAGCAGCTTATTTCCATGTGCactcttttatatttatatatatatatatatatatatatatatatatatatatatatatatttattatatacacacacacatatatatataattgttggAGAAAAATCgtttgactcacaacttcctaaggtgtatgggcaccttttaGAAGTTTTTTGTTACAGAGTGCTTTAGTGCTTGTGAATGTGATCACTGCTTTAAAGATGGTGagaaatcaatctgcaactaagcagatcatggtaccaatgaaaacaatAGAGGGGAGTGTGGTGATATTGGGGGCAGTGGCCTGAAATGTGATGATGTGACAGGGACTGCTTCATGATGTGAGGAGTGGAATGGAGGCTTGtagattattagagatgagcgaacttacagtaaattcgatttgtcacgaacttctcggctcggcagttgatgacttttcctgcataaattagttcagctttcaggtgctcccgtgggctggaaaaggtggatacagtcctaggagactctttcttaggactgtatccaccttttccagcccacgggagcacctgaatgtgaactcatttatgcaggaaaagtcagcaactgccgagctgagaagttcgtgacgaatcgaatttactgtaagttcgctcatctttatagATCATGgttagagtgaaaagagtagtgGCACAGAGTATTACAGGGGAGTAGTGTGCAGATCTTGGAGAAGATGCCTTTATATTATGGTAGTGATGATCAAAGCTGGAAAGTAGAGCAAGATCACATGGTGACTAGAGCGTGAAGGTcattacatgtttattatgttATTTAGTTTTAAATGTTATATAAGGACAAatggttaaagtggtattccggctttatacatcttatcccctatccaaaggttaggggataagatgtatggttgcaggggtcccgccgctagggactcccgtgatctctgtgcagaccCCGGCatggacgtcacgccacgcccctacattcatgtcccTACCGGCGGCACCCCAGCtaccatacatcttatcccctaacctttggataggggataagatgtataaagccggaatacccctttaatttcatgtTCTTTTTAGTTTGGCCCAGCAGTGCTTGAGTACTGTCATCAGGCATCTTTTACTTGTCCACAGAGACTGTGGGAGGAAAAAGAAGCTGATGATGAATGCAACTCTAACCTCAAAGAAAATGTATTCTAAATTTCAGAACATACactaatgaattacatacggacaGTAGATAATAACTGAAATATATAATATTGGGACTGAATGGCTGTAGGCCAAAGGGATGTATACTTTCACAACCATATTTCTACCCCTGATATAGTCTTTGTTACAAATGTGAGAATATGTGCATACCTATTTGTCTCTGGTTACAGACCTCTGACAAATGCTACAGTCATGTGTTACTCTTTTTCACCTGCCTGCTCTTCTGCTGTCTATAGGTAAACAACAAGGGGGAGCAGAGAGTCAAGTAACATGACTGTATGATCAGACTTCACAAGGTTTGTTTGAGGTCTGCATCTAAGGAGACACatatcgtatttttcgccctataggacgcaccggcatatgagacgcacccaattttaaaggtgcaaaatctagaaaaaaagattctgaacccaacagtgatcttcaacctgcggccctccagatgttgcaaaactacaactcctagcatgcccggacagccgttggctgtccgggcatgctgggagttgtagttttgcaacatctggaggaccgcaggttgaagaccactggtataggaggtaatactcacgtgtccccgccgctccggacccgtcactgctgccctggatgttgctccatcgctgtcgccgcgtccattgggtgtccccgatgctccggacgtcttcttccccgggatccacgctctccatctccttcatcacgtcgctacgcacgccgctcctattggatgacgggacagcgtgtgcaaagacgtgatgacgacgaaggagagcgccggccatgcaggggatcccggcacggagcagacaccgaggaggcaggtaaggtccctctcggtgtcctgtaagctgttcgggacgccacgatttcaccgcggcggtcccggacagcccgactgaacagccggcttagtgttattttcgcttcagacgtgacagtcagctttgatcgccgcgtctgaagggttaatacagggcatcaccgcgattggtgatgtcctgtattagacgcgggtcccggccgttgatggccgcagggacggccgcgataggtgtgcattcgcggtataagacgcaccaactttcccccccccccccccagttttggggaagaaaaagtgcgtcttatacggcgaaaaatacggtaagtcagATGTATACATAGAACAGTAGATTTTAATAAATACTGTTTGTAAAgttgtttaaatatttttattccaGATGTCTTGAAGCAATAAAAGAAAtgttgcaaaaatttgcatagtaCATATGAGGCATGGAATACAATCATGGGTTGCCCATTTAGTCAATTACAGGATAGGATTgctgataattaaaggggtattctgacctAAAtgaacctatccacaggataggggacgagtgtgagatcgcagggggtctgtcTGCTGGGCTACTCTGCGACCTCCAGAATGGCACCCTGACTCCTTTATTTTAAATGTAGTGGCCGGTCAGCAAGCACTGTTCATTGTCTATGCAGCCGCCAGAGATAGCTTCAATTAAAACCCCTTTTAAATCACTTATTtgtatgttattatattattaattcTAACTTCCTACTTTATTTCACAGCCTTGTCGACATTACTACATTTTTATACTTTAGCCTGTTTGCTCCTCTCATGTATGTCGCATTCCTGAAAGGCTTCTTTGGGTGAGTATAACATAAAATCAATAGACACGAATCACAGCTAGTGACAGGACATAGCCATCAAATTTCCCATTTGGCTCCTGGCAGCCTTTATGGAAGCGTACTGCATATGTTTTAATACTACTCACATTAACATCAGTATGacccatatactgtatgtctgctggcactttatatgtgtgggcacttATAATTGATATTATTATTTATGAATGAATACTGGCATCTAGATTTTGATCCAGCAAGGCTGGGACATCAGCCAGCAGAGGATTATTCAGGATTACATGGGCGCTGCAGGTACCTCAGTTACCATGAAGTGCGGTCATATTGTATATAACAGGTAgtgatggcttaaaggggtactccgcccctagacatcttatcccttaaagggtacctctcatgaaaaaaacttttgatatattatagattaatgtatgcagaataactttacaattgcatgttattaaaaaatatgcttttttctatttaattttccactttgaagaaatgaccactaggggtctccctaccagtcctggcagcaagcatttcagactcatgctggagtcctaaacactacgagctgccagtctgctttgttcacaaaggagaacactcagagctgccagcctgctttgttcacagcctgtttggctgtgaacaaagcaggctggcagctctgagtgtttaggactccagcatgagtctgaaatgcttgctgacaggactgatcgggaaaaatacaatagaaagaagcatatttttcattaacatgctattggaaagttattcaacattcattaatctaaaatatatcaaaagtttatttgatgagaggtaccctttaagatgtctgattgtggtgtTCTGCCTGAGActccccgcaatctcggtgcaaCCCCGCGGCATTCTGACGGCGGGGTGCcgtagccgagatcgtgggggtccccagcggtgggaaccccgcgatcagacatcttatcccctatcctttgcataggggataagatgtctagggttggagtacccctttaaggataattaTTTATTGCTTATATGCAACATGTTTCTGCTCTATTCAAGAGCCTTCTTCAGGATGGCATTGCATTAAAGAAATAAGGAATTATACATGGTAGAATCAACACTTTGCGGTAACTGAAATACCCGCAGTGCCATCAGGTCCTGGATCACTTTCTGATAACTGATGTGATCTGATATTTTACGTGCTGGATAACTATTGACTCCTGTATGATCAGTGCAACTACCTGCACATTCTAGGAAGTAACTGCAGCTAACAATGATCTCTCTGCAAGGGAAAAAACCCTCAAGTGTGTTGTGTCTATAAAAAACCTTAGAAGGTTAGTAGATTTATCTGCTGGTGTGGATGGTCATTTTGAATGCCAGGATTACACTAGGGAGCAGCCTATAATAGAGGCCTGAGCATAGGATAGTTGATTGACTGTTTATGTAGATAAAAcgagtactccagtgcaaaacttttatttttttttttttttttttttttttttaaatcaactggtgccagaaagttaaacagatttgtaaattacttctattaaaaaatcttaatccttcctgtacttattagctgcagaatactacagcagaaattattttctgtttgaaacacagagctgtctgctgacatcacgagcacagtgctctctgctgacatctctgtccattttaggaactgtccagaacagcatatgtttgctatggggatttcctttttactctggacagttgttaaaatggacagagatgtcagcagcgagcactgtgctcatgatgtcagcagagagctctgcgtttcaaacagaaaagaatttccactgtagtattcagcagttaataaatacaggaaggattaagattttttaaaagaagtaatttacaaatctgtttaactttctggcaccagttgatttaaaaaaaaaaattttcaccggagtacccctttaatcctaataTAAACAGTGACATAGGTGGCCATAAATTgtaaaattattttagttttcatTCCATTCTGGTCTTTTTTTCTCCATTACTGATATATTTAACCTTTATTCCAGGTCTGAGCCCAAAATTCTTTTCTCTTACAAATCCCAAGTAGATGAGCCGGATGATACAGACGTCCACCTCCCGCATCCCTATGCAGTGGCAAAGAAAGAAGGCACAGACTCTGGATTTTACTCCAGCACTCAGATCGACACAACGGCTTATCTAGATGACGTGGCCTCTATGCCTCATGTTGGGAGCATTAACAGCATTGACAGTGACCGCTGGAAAGCTATCAATGCTTAAGCCTCCGCTCTCGGTTGAGTCACTAAAACATCTCACTGGGGTTCTGCCTAACTAACCTCTGGATATCTAAACATTGGAAAAGATGCAGAAGTTCTTCAGAGTGCAAATctctataaaaatatttttccctCCTCTATGAGCCATGCTCTTTCGTAAAATCTCCTATGGAAATTGATTATACCAGATACCTTTTCTATTGCTGCTAAGCGAGGACAAAGATTGCTGATCTTGGATCAAGGTGCAACATCGTCAGCCTTGGGGATGATGGAAGAGGCTGGCATGGCACGTGTTAAAATGACTGACACCATGCGTCATCAATACAGTCTCACTGGACTCTCCTCAGTAGGTGCTGGACTCTCTGAGTAGCTGGATCTTTGCTTGCACTGAGTGTCCTGGCTTTTTCCATTGTCAGTACTAAGATCTGAATGCACATATGGTTCACACA
The sequence above is a segment of the Hyla sarda isolate aHylSar1 chromosome 6, aHylSar1.hap1, whole genome shotgun sequence genome. Coding sequences within it:
- the TPRA1 gene encoding transmembrane protein adipocyte-associated 1 isoform X2, encoding MFSETQNNSDTNVTSLPYTASSYVTSVLPTTAAGIHGANVTVPPVCLVILYEDIRSSRVRYWDLLLLIPNVLFFVFLLWKLPSARAKIRVTSSPIFTTFYILVFVVALVGITRAIVSMTVSSSSVATVTDKVLWEITRFFLLAIELSVIILGLAFGHLESKSSVKRVLAITAVLSLGYSVTQGTLEILYPDSHLSAEDFNIYGHGGRHFWLASSCFFFLVYTLVSILPKTPLKDRISLPSRKSFYVYAIILAVLNLVQGVGSALLCVDIINGLCLVDITTFLYFSLFAPLMYVAFLKGFFGSEPKILFSYKSQVDEPDDTDVHLPHPYAVAKKEGTDSGFYSSTQIDTTAYLDDVASMPHVGSINSIDSDRWKAINA